Within the Enterobacter roggenkampii genome, the region CGCTATCATCATTAACTTTATTTATTACCGTCATTCAGTTTTGAATGTCTGTTTATCCCTAATTGAGCCGGATGCTTCGCATTCGGTTTTTTTTTACCTTTCTTTACGCAACGCCTCATTTTTTGTGCTACCGCACCGAAATTGTAACGACTATTAACTAAATTCTCCCCAGCGATCGTTCGCTAACACACAATTGATGTAAAACTTAATTTCTTGTTAGTTCGTGCTATTTGCTGGCCAGCCGCACTTTTTATTTGTACGCGCAGGACGAGTTTGTACATGTTTACCGCGCCACCCGCCGCCGGTATTGTCCGTTGAAAAAGTCGCCTGTTCCCGGGCGGTGGCGCTGGAAATTCAGTTATTACCCTTTATACTGCCCTATCGCCACAGAGCATGACCATGACGGGTTAAAGATATCAATGAGTCAGACTGAAACCACCGCCCCGAGCAAATTCTCCCTCCTCCCCGGGAGCATCACCCGTTTCTTTCTTCTTTTGATCGTTGTGCTGTTAGTGACCATGGGGGTGATGGTACAAAGCGCGGTTAACGCCTGGCTGAAGGATAAGAGCTATCAGGTCGTCGATATCACCCACGCCGTGCATAAGCGCATCGATACCTGGCGCTACGCCACCTGGCAGATTTACGACAATATTGCGGCCGCCCCGGCCTCCTCATCCGGAGATGGACTTCAGGAGACGCGGCTTAAGCAGGATGTCTATTACCTCGAAAAACCGCAGCGTAAGACTGAGGCGCTCATTTTTGGCTCTCACGACAGCGCAACGCTCGAGATGACACAGCGTATTTCGACCTATCTGGATACCCTCTGGGGGGCCGAAACGGTGCCGTGGTCGATGTACTATCTGAACGGTCAGGACAACAGTATGATCCTGATCTCAACGCTGCCGTTAAAAGATCTCTCTTCCGGGTTTAAAGAGACCACCGTGGGCAGCATCGTCGACTCCCGCCGGGCAGAGATGCTGCAGCAGGCGAATGCCCTTGATGAACGTGAGAGCTTCTCTTCCCTGCGTCGTCTGGCCTGGCAAAACGGTCATTATTTTACCCTGCGCACCACCTTCAACCAGCCAGGACATCTGGCGACGGTTGTGGCCTTCGATTTACCGATTAACGATTTAATCCCGCCGGACATGCCGCTCGACAGCTTCCGTCTGGAGCCCGACAACAGCACCCAGAACATGCGTGCGGCATCTGACAAAGAGGCCGCAGAAAGCGTCTCGATCTCCTTTAACGGCTCAAAAATCGAAATTGCCTCATCCCTGAACTCGACCGGTATGCGTCTGGTGTGGCAGGTGCCGTTTGGCACGCTGCTGCTCGATACCCTGCAAAATATCCTGCTGCCTCTGCTGCTGAATATCGGTCTGCTGGCGCTGGCGCTGTTTGGCTACAGCACCTTCCGTTTCCAGCCGGGGCGTCAGAGCGACGCCTCTGCGGTCCCGGCAGGCACCAGCAATGAACTGCGCGTGTTACGTGCGCTAAATGAAGAGATTATTTCCGTGCTGCCGCTTGGGGTCTTAGTTCACGATCAGGAAGCGAATCGTACGGTAATGAGCAATAAAATTGCCGACCATCTGCTGCCGCATCTTAACCTGCAGAACATCACCACCATGGCGGATCAGCACCAGGGGGTGATCCAGGCCACCATCAACAATGAGCTGTACGAGATCCGTCAGTTCCGCAGCCAGGTCGCCTCCCGCACGCAAATTTTCATCATTCGCGATCAGGATCGCGAGGTGCTGGTGAATAAAAAGCTCAAGCAGGCGCAAAGACTGTATGAGAAAAACCAGCAGGGGCGCGCCGCATTTATGCAGAATATTGGCGATGCCTTCAAGCAGCCGTTAAAAACGCTGGCGACCCAGGCGGCGGCGTTAAATACGTCAGAAAGCCACCAGCTTGCCTGTCAGGCCGACTCGCTGGTCAGAATGGTTGACGAGATCCAGCTGGCGAACATGCTGGAGAATGATTTCTGGAAAGGAACACCAACCCTCTTCTCTATTCAGGATCTGATCGATGAAGTGGTTCCGGAAGTCCTGCCCGTGATTAAGCGTAAAGGGTTGCAGCTGCTGATCAATAACAATCTTCCGGCAAATGACGAGCGCCACGGCGATCGTGAAGCGCTGCGCCGCATACTGTTGATGATTATTCAGTACGCGGTGACGACCACGCAGATCGGCAAGATCACCCTCGAAGTCAGTACGGAGGAGTCGGCAGAAGACCGCCTGACGTTCCGCATCCTCGACACCGGGGAAGGCGTCACCACGAGTGAAATTGATAATCTCCACTTCCCGTTCCTGAACGACACGCAAAGCGATCGCTACGGCAAGGCCAATGCCCTTACCTTCTGGCTGTGCGATCAGCTGGCGCGTAAGCTCGGCGGCCATCTGAATATCAAAGCCCGTGAATCCCTCGGCACCCGCTATTCTCTGCACGTGAAAATGGCGGCCAATCCGCAGGAAGAAGATGAAGAGCGTCTGCTGGATGATGTCGTGGTGATGGTCGATGTGACCTCGAACGAGATCCGCAATATTGTCGTTCGTCAGTTAGAAAACTGGGGGGCGGCCTGCATCACGCCGGATGAAAGACTTGCAAGTCAAGAATTTGATCTGTTTTTAACTGATAATCCGTCTAATCTTACTGCCTCCGGCTTGCTTTTAAGCGATGATGAGTCAGGCGTGCGGAAAATCGGCCCTGGCCAGCTGCGCGTCAACTTTAATATAAGCAATGCGATGCAGGAAGCTGTACTACAACTAATAGAAGAGCAGCTGGCGCAGGAAGAGATAGCGGAATCCCCGCTTGGCGGTAACGAAAATGCCGAGCTTCACGCCAGCGGATACTATTCACTCTTTGTTGATACAGTACCAGATGATGTTAAGCGGTTGTATACTGAGTCCGCTGCGAATGATTTTGCAGCGCTGGCACAGACAGCACACCGGCTTAAAGGGGTGTTTGCCATGCTTAATCTGGTTCCCGGCAAGCAGTTATGTGAAACGCTGGAACATCTAATTCGTGAGAAAGATGCCTCTGGCATTGAAAAATACATCAGCGACATTGACGCCTACGTCAAAAGCTTGCTGTAGCAAGGTAGCCTTATACATGAACAATATGAACGTAATTATTGCCGATGACCATCCGATTGTACTGTTCGGTATTCGCAAATCACTTGAACAGATCGAGTGGGTGAATGTAGTCGGTGAATTTGAAGACTCTACAGCACTGATCAATAACCTCCCAAAGCTTGATGCACACGTGCTCATTACCGATCTCTCCATGCCCGGAGACAAATACGGTGATGGGATCACGCTCATCAAATATATTAAACGTCACTTCCCGGATATCTCGATCATTGTTCTGACCATGAACAACAACCCGGCGATCCTGAGCGCGGTACTGGATCTGGATATCGAAGGGATTGTGCTGAAACAAGGCGCACCGACCGATCTGCCTAAAGCGCTTGCGGCGCTGCAGAAAGGCAAGAAGTTCACGCCTGAAAGCGTTTCTCGTCTGCTGGAAAAAATCAGCGCGGGTGGCTATGGTGACAAACGTCTGTCGCCGAAAGAGAGTGAAGTTCTGCGCCTGTTCGCAGAAGGTTTCCTGGTGACCGAGATTGCCAAGAAGCTGAACCGCAGTATTAAAACCATCAGCAGCCAGAAGAAATCAGCGATGATGAAACTGGGTGTGGACAACGATATTGCGCTGCTCAACTATCTCTCCTCCGTGACGCTGAGCGCAACGGATAAGGATTGATCTCCACTGTAAATGCCGGGTGGCGCTGGCGCTTACCCGGCCTACAAAACCCGCAGGCCCGCGCAAGCGCAGCGTCGCCGGGCAAATAAAAAAGGCCCTTCCGGGCCTTTTTTATATTCTCGTTTTTCTCACGCGCTCTGCGTAAATCGACAATGTCTGCTTCAGCACGTCCAGCGTCACCGGTTTCGACAGACAGCTGTCCATGCCTGACTCCAGACAGCGCTGCTTCTCTTCCGCCAGCGCGT harbors:
- the rcsD gene encoding phosphotransferase RcsD, coding for MSQTETTAPSKFSLLPGSITRFFLLLIVVLLVTMGVMVQSAVNAWLKDKSYQVVDITHAVHKRIDTWRYATWQIYDNIAAAPASSSGDGLQETRLKQDVYYLEKPQRKTEALIFGSHDSATLEMTQRISTYLDTLWGAETVPWSMYYLNGQDNSMILISTLPLKDLSSGFKETTVGSIVDSRRAEMLQQANALDERESFSSLRRLAWQNGHYFTLRTTFNQPGHLATVVAFDLPINDLIPPDMPLDSFRLEPDNSTQNMRAASDKEAAESVSISFNGSKIEIASSLNSTGMRLVWQVPFGTLLLDTLQNILLPLLLNIGLLALALFGYSTFRFQPGRQSDASAVPAGTSNELRVLRALNEEIISVLPLGVLVHDQEANRTVMSNKIADHLLPHLNLQNITTMADQHQGVIQATINNELYEIRQFRSQVASRTQIFIIRDQDREVLVNKKLKQAQRLYEKNQQGRAAFMQNIGDAFKQPLKTLATQAAALNTSESHQLACQADSLVRMVDEIQLANMLENDFWKGTPTLFSIQDLIDEVVPEVLPVIKRKGLQLLINNNLPANDERHGDREALRRILLMIIQYAVTTTQIGKITLEVSTEESAEDRLTFRILDTGEGVTTSEIDNLHFPFLNDTQSDRYGKANALTFWLCDQLARKLGGHLNIKARESLGTRYSLHVKMAANPQEEDEERLLDDVVVMVDVTSNEIRNIVVRQLENWGAACITPDERLASQEFDLFLTDNPSNLTASGLLLSDDESGVRKIGPGQLRVNFNISNAMQEAVLQLIEEQLAQEEIAESPLGGNENAELHASGYYSLFVDTVPDDVKRLYTESAANDFAALAQTAHRLKGVFAMLNLVPGKQLCETLEHLIREKDASGIEKYISDIDAYVKSLL
- the rcsB gene encoding response regulator transcription factor RcsB — its product is MNNMNVIIADDHPIVLFGIRKSLEQIEWVNVVGEFEDSTALINNLPKLDAHVLITDLSMPGDKYGDGITLIKYIKRHFPDISIIVLTMNNNPAILSAVLDLDIEGIVLKQGAPTDLPKALAALQKGKKFTPESVSRLLEKISAGGYGDKRLSPKESEVLRLFAEGFLVTEIAKKLNRSIKTISSQKKSAMMKLGVDNDIALLNYLSSVTLSATDKD